The Saprospiraceae bacterium genome includes a window with the following:
- a CDS encoding GH3 auxin-responsive promoter family protein: protein MYNNPVAVQKEVYNDLLNNLKTCEYGKKFRARDIKSIEDYKKAFPVVNYEKLFPYIDRMMHGETDILWPGKVCYFAKSSGTTNDRSKYIPFTDEILDKNHVNSSWDAMSILYNNRPDARIFDRKNLLMGGSLSTFEGNKEVVTGDVSALLLHKMPAVGRPFYTPDFETALLKDWETKIEKMAKHCAVEDVVMFGGVPTWTIALFNRILELTGKKNMLEVWPNVKTYIHGGVGFDPYWNQFKEFLPSDEFEYYEVYNASEGYFAFQDRKGKDGMLLLLDNATYFEFMPLSEIDKSDPETLNLLEIEEGTEYALVISNASGLWRYMPGDVVRIIEKNPLRIKVCGRTKHYINVFGEEVMVGNTDQAIKEACVVTGAAINDYTVAPVFMNSEGKGGHQWLIEFKIPPQDIDHFALLLDKKLREINSDYDAKRSKDIALQNLIIESIPMGTFQGWLASKGRLGGQSKIPRLSNERKYLEQILEFATINL, encoded by the coding sequence ATGTATAATAATCCTGTGGCAGTTCAAAAAGAAGTTTACAATGATCTGTTAAATAACTTGAAGACATGTGAATACGGAAAAAAATTCAGAGCAAGAGACATTAAATCTATAGAAGATTATAAAAAGGCCTTTCCTGTCGTAAATTATGAAAAGTTGTTTCCTTACATCGATAGAATGATGCATGGAGAAACAGATATATTATGGCCGGGGAAAGTCTGTTATTTTGCAAAATCTTCCGGTACTACCAATGATAGGAGTAAATACATACCTTTTACAGATGAAATTCTTGATAAAAATCATGTAAATTCCAGCTGGGATGCAATGAGTATTTTGTATAATAATAGACCGGATGCCAGAATATTTGACAGAAAGAATCTTCTGATGGGTGGTTCGTTAAGTACATTTGAAGGTAATAAAGAAGTAGTGACAGGTGATGTATCTGCATTGTTATTGCATAAGATGCCGGCAGTGGGACGCCCTTTCTACACGCCAGATTTTGAAACTGCATTACTTAAAGATTGGGAAACGAAAATAGAAAAAATGGCAAAACATTGCGCCGTAGAAGATGTAGTAATGTTTGGCGGTGTCCCAACCTGGACAATCGCTTTGTTTAATAGAATACTGGAACTTACAGGCAAAAAAAATATGCTGGAAGTATGGCCAAATGTAAAAACTTACATACACGGTGGGGTAGGGTTTGACCCTTATTGGAATCAGTTTAAAGAATTTTTACCTTCTGATGAGTTTGAGTATTATGAAGTTTATAATGCGTCTGAAGGATATTTTGCATTTCAGGACAGAAAAGGAAAAGACGGAATGTTGTTGTTACTCGATAATGCTACATATTTTGAGTTTATGCCACTATCTGAAATCGACAAGAGTGATCCTGAGACTTTAAATCTGCTGGAGATTGAAGAGGGTACTGAATATGCATTGGTTATTTCGAATGCATCCGGGTTATGGCGTTATATGCCTGGAGATGTGGTTCGGATCATAGAAAAGAATCCGTTGAGAATAAAGGTTTGTGGCAGGACCAAACATTACATTAACGTATTTGGAGAAGAAGTAATGGTAGGAAACACAGATCAGGCAATTAAAGAAGCTTGTGTCGTCACAGGTGCTGCGATTAATGATTATACCGTAGCGCCGGTTTTCATGAATAGTGAAGGGAAAGGTGGTCATCAATGGTTGATTGAGTTTAAGATTCCACCGCAGGATATCGATCACTTTGCACTGTTGTTGGACAAGAAACTGAGAGAAATTAATTCAGATTATGATGCTAAAAGATCAAAAGACATAGCACTTCAAAATTTGATAATTGAATCAATCCCAATGGGTACTTTTCAGGGTTGGCTTGCTTCAAAAGGCAGATTAGGCGGTCAATCCAAAATTCCCAGACTTTCCAATGAGAGAAAATACCTGGAACAGATTTTAGAATTTGCTACTATAAATCTTTAA
- the recO gene encoding DNA repair protein RecO gives MKLFTAKGIVFRTIKYSETSLIMDVYTREKGLISCIVSGVRSIRSNNKANIYQPANIIDIVVYEAEQNKLSRIKEATLSIHFYEINFNVIKSSVLIFMLEVSRNTIIEKESNIELFSFLEDWFVYLDLTKKLSPNLHIKFMTELSVFAGFAPMNNYSDKYCFFDAQNGDFAIQPTGIPCLDANASRNLSEIIACDRNELVSLNISKNAREQILSELLLYYKHHLTYFKDVLSLDVLKAVF, from the coding sequence ATGAAATTATTTACAGCCAAAGGCATAGTTTTTCGTACTATAAAATATTCAGAAACCAGTCTGATAATGGATGTTTATACCCGGGAAAAAGGGTTAATCTCCTGCATCGTTTCCGGTGTAAGGTCCATCAGGTCAAACAATAAGGCAAACATTTATCAACCGGCCAATATCATTGATATAGTGGTGTATGAGGCAGAACAAAATAAACTTTCCAGAATCAAAGAAGCTACTCTCTCAATACATTTTTATGAAATCAATTTTAATGTTATCAAATCTTCGGTTTTGATTTTTATGCTCGAAGTATCCAGAAATACTATCATTGAAAAGGAATCAAATATTGAACTTTTTAGCTTTTTGGAAGACTGGTTTGTTTATCTGGATTTAACAAAAAAGTTGAGTCCGAATCTGCATATTAAATTTATGACTGAATTATCTGTTTTTGCCGGATTCGCTCCAATGAATAATTACTCCGACAAATATTGTTTTTTTGATGCACAAAACGGAGATTTTGCAATACAACCAACAGGCATCCCATGTCTGGATGCAAACGCCAGCCGAAATTTGTCAGAGATCATTGCTTGTGATCGAAATGAATTGGTCAGCTTAAATATTTCTAAAAATGCGAGAGAGCAAATTCTTTCGGAGTTGCTCTTATATTATAAACACCATCTGACATATTTTAAGGATGTACTTTCATTAGATGTTTTAAAAGCAGTATTTTGA